GCTGTCGGTGGCTGGCACGAGTGCGTCACAGTTTGACGAAACCCGCGCGGGTTGTCACGCCGCTCGCCCGTGACGCCCCGTGACACATGCGCTTGGTAGGATCACGCAGCCGCCGCGCGCCGTCGGTGGCTGTACCGAGGGAGCGAGGCGGATGACGAGAGCGATACGGATACATGAAAAGGGCGGCCCCGAGGTACTGACCTGGGAGCCGGTGGAGGTCGGCGCGCCCGGCCCCGGCGAGGCGCTGATCGCCCAGACGGCCGTCGGCCTCAACTTCATCGCCGTCTACCACCGCACCGGGCTCTATCCGGTCGCCGCGATGCCGGCCATCATCGGCAGCGAGGCCGCGGGCGTCGTGGAGGCGGTCGGCGACGGCGTTACGGAGGTGGCTCCCGGCGACCGGGTGGCGTACTGCATGAGCGTCGGCAGCTACACCGAGCGGCGGCTGATTCCGGCGCGCGTCCTCGTCCGCATTCCGGACGGCGTCAGCGACCGGCAGGCCGCCGCAATGATGCTGAAGGGCTGCACCGCGCGCTACCTGCTGCGGCAGACCTACATGGTGCAGCCGGGCGACACCATCCTGTTCCATGCCGCCGCGGGCGGCTGCGGCCTGATTGCCTGCCAGTGGGCGAAGCACCTGGGCGCCACCGTGATCGGCACTGTCAGCACACCCGCCAAGGCCGAGCTGGCGAAGGCGCACGGCTGCGACCACGTGATCATCTACACGCAGGAGAACGTCGCCGAGCGGGTGCGCGAGCTGACCGGCGGCGCCGGTCTGCCGGTCGTCTACGACTCGGTGGGACAGGCCACGTTCACCGATTCGCTCGCCTGCCTCCGGCCGCGCGGCCTGATGGTGAGTTTTGGCAACGCATCGGGGCCGGTCCAGGCGTTCAACCCGGCGATGTTGGCCGCCCGGGGCTCGCTC
This genomic window from Chloroflexota bacterium contains:
- a CDS encoding quinone oxidoreductase encodes the protein MTRAIRIHEKGGPEVLTWEPVEVGAPGPGEALIAQTAVGLNFIAVYHRTGLYPVAAMPAIIGSEAAGVVEAVGDGVTEVAPGDRVAYCMSVGSYTERRLIPARVLVRIPDGVSDRQAAAMMLKGCTARYLLRQTYMVQPGDTILFHAAAGGCGLIACQWAKHLGATVIGTVSTPAKAELAKAHGCDHVIIYTQENVAERVRELTGGAGLPVVYDSVGQATFTDSLACLRPRGLMVSFGNASGPVQAFNPAMLAARGSLYLTRPTLATHIATRDALETTANDLFDVVARGIVKVEINQTYPLSDAARAHRDLEARKTTGSTVLLTGSA